A genomic region of Candidatus Bathyarchaeota archaeon contains the following coding sequences:
- a CDS encoding HDIG domain-containing protein, producing the protein MDRNAALELIKLNVKNENLIKHMLAVEAIMCELAKSLSENEETWSLTGLLHDIDFEKTFNNPNEHGFEAEKILKGKVNEEILRAIKAHNYEYTNVKPESKMEKALIAADAISGLIIACALVMPSKKLKDVKIETLKKKFKDKDFARGSSRERILICEEIGVTKEKFFEIALKALQEISLMLGL; encoded by the coding sequence ATGGATAGAAACGCAGCTTTAGAATTAATTAAGCTAAATGTTAAAAACGAGAATTTAATTAAGCATATGCTGGCTGTTGAAGCTATTATGTGTGAATTAGCTAAATCTCTTTCTGAAAACGAGGAAACTTGGAGTTTAACAGGGCTTTTGCATGATATAGATTTTGAGAAAACTTTTAATAACCCTAATGAGCATGGATTTGAAGCTGAAAAAATTTTAAAAGGAAAAGTTAATGAAGAAATTTTAAGAGCTATTAAAGCTCATAACTATGAATATACGAATGTTAAACCTGAATCTAAAATGGAGAAAGCTTTAATAGCTGCTGATGCTATTTCAGGTTTAATTATTGCTTGCGCTTTAGTTATGCCTTCTAAAAAACTTAAGGATGTGAAAATCGAAACTTTAAAAAAGAAGTTTAAAGATAAGGATTTTGCTAGAGGGTCGAGCAGAGAACGTATATTAATATGTGAAGAAATAGGTGTAACAAAAGAGAAATTTTTTGAAATCGCATTAAAAGCTCTTCAAGAAATAAGCTTAATGCTAGGGTTATAA
- a CDS encoding zinc ribbon domain-containing protein, producing the protein MKTQVVRYLFLMLILSLSYSSLLAYISSENVYTTTVTEYLTTTITTTRTETIDIPITSTFTRISTLEIPVTTSGTILVWRTVLVPTTIRTSFIYTTTASYLSCTKILVTYPYITATIPACTIIYEIHTVAGGAILRTYVPEVVQEQFTITSKTTIFNTVTETLETVILQKSTRTMEEPIILTMENVYTSYVTHPSTPTSEQQPGYNIVSLISNNLAWFLIIILMALIIVLIAKKRRPAFKPSGKMMYCINCGAQIPSDIKYCPHCGTSQKEEKK; encoded by the coding sequence TTGAAAACACAAGTTGTACGATATCTTTTCTTAATGCTTATACTTTCTCTTTCCTATTCAAGTTTGTTGGCGTATATTTCTTCAGAGAATGTTTATACCACGACAGTAACGGAATACCTCACCACAACTATAACAACTACAAGAACTGAAACAATTGACATTCCAATTACATCAACTTTCACAAGAATAAGCACTTTAGAAATTCCTGTAACAACTAGTGGGACTATTCTTGTTTGGAGAACAGTTTTAGTTCCAACCACTATTAGAACTAGCTTTATTTATACCACAACTGCCTCTTATTTATCTTGTACAAAAATTCTCGTAACATACCCTTATATTACAGCAACTATCCCGGCATGTACTATTATTTATGAAATTCACACTGTTGCGGGAGGAGCTATACTTCGCACTTACGTTCCAGAGGTAGTTCAAGAACAATTTACAATTACATCAAAGACCACTATATTTAATACAGTAACAGAAACATTAGAAACTGTAATATTACAGAAAAGCACAAGAACGATGGAGGAACCAATCATTCTTACTATGGAAAATGTTTATACATCATACGTTACTCATCCATCAACTCCCACTTCAGAACAGCAACCAGGATATAACATTGTGAGTTTAATTTCAAATAATTTAGCTTGGTTTCTTATCATAATACTAATGGCTTTAATAATAGTGTTAATAGCTAAAAAACGTCGTCCTGCTTTTAAACCAAGCGGAAAAATGATGTATTGCATAAATTGCGGTGCTCAAATTCCAAGCGATATAAAGTACTGTCCACACTGTGGGACTTCTCAAAAAGAGGAAAAAAAGTAA
- a CDS encoding mechanosensitive ion channel family protein yields the protein MDLSIIVTLVTMLSALGFSMVAKDYLASFLGGLFIRRIKNIKPGIRIKMLVDPSIKGDVVKVGWLRTTLMEVGDGERLPSIRTGRIVLIPNFMLMNTPVLVYGEEVMDEVIAYVEGSYPDPEKIIQCMKEAIEEEGVKVKEVNLYQKEDKLVVYGIYEASPNYMTDLRSEILKRFLKKFNEAKIA from the coding sequence GTGGATTTATCAATTATAGTTACTTTAGTAACTATGTTAAGCGCTTTAGGGTTTTCTATGGTTGCTAAAGATTATTTAGCTTCATTTTTAGGTGGATTATTCATTAGAAGAATTAAAAACATAAAGCCTGGTATTAGAATTAAAATGTTAGTTGATCCATCAATTAAAGGCGACGTTGTTAAAGTTGGTTGGTTAAGAACAACGCTTATGGAGGTAGGTGATGGAGAAAGATTACCTAGCATTAGAACAGGAAGAATAGTGCTTATCCCAAACTTTATGCTTATGAATACGCCAGTTCTAGTTTATGGAGAGGAAGTTATGGATGAAGTTATAGCTTATGTTGAAGGAAGCTACCCTGACCCTGAAAAAATAATTCAATGCATGAAAGAAGCTATTGAAGAGGAAGGTGTTAAAGTTAAAGAAGTTAATTTATACCAAAAGGAGGATAAACTAGTTGTTTATGGAATATATGAAGCTAGCCCTAACTATATGACTGATCTTAGAAGCGAAATATTAAAACGTTTTCTTAAAAAATTTAATGAAGCTAAGATTGCTTAG
- a CDS encoding nodulation protein NfeD produces MRKLIIFLLFLFILIYQLNLVFGFESNQITVIKLEDAITPATKEFIQEAYKFSLSINAQAIIVLLNTPGGQLDATIKIIEIMEKSEIPWIVYVYPEGSRAWSAGAFILVSSHVAVMAPYTIVGSAQPVSYSPFEGSTPVEDEKIINALSAFIAEEARMHNRNATAAELFVRKNLNLNADEAYQFKVIDAVIPDINELLKFLNNKTVKTSKGLITLKTDKTVLIEFSPSIKIMFLSIISNPLLAYILFTLGLYGLIFGLLSPGYGAELTGAIALILGLIGLGFNVNLASLILIGLGVILMLIEMHTPGFGVLGGAGLICLIIGGLLLIPFTFKAGEWLISPVWYQSFIMAALLFAVFAGGFMVFSVYKVLKAKRMKPLIGELIGETVDVIEDLTPEKIGFVIYKGEYWRAKSKSFIKAGSKALIIGKEGPILIVEPKQS; encoded by the coding sequence GTGAGAAAACTAATTATTTTTTTACTATTCTTATTTATATTAATTTATCAATTAAACTTGGTTTTCGGTTTTGAATCAAATCAAATCACAGTTATTAAGCTTGAGGATGCTATAACCCCTGCTACTAAAGAGTTTATTCAAGAAGCTTACAAGTTTAGTTTAAGCATTAATGCTCAAGCAATTATTGTTTTACTTAATACGCCAGGTGGACAATTAGATGCGACAATAAAAATAATTGAAATCATGGAGAAATCTGAAATTCCATGGATTGTTTATGTTTATCCTGAAGGAAGCAGAGCATGGTCTGCAGGAGCGTTTATTTTAGTTTCCTCTCATGTAGCTGTTATGGCGCCTTACACAATAGTTGGTTCAGCTCAACCAGTTTCATATTCACCTTTTGAAGGTTCAACTCCAGTGGAAGATGAAAAAATTATTAATGCTTTATCAGCTTTTATAGCTGAGGAAGCTAGGATGCATAATAGAAATGCGACTGCAGCTGAACTTTTCGTTAGAAAAAACCTAAATTTAAACGCTGATGAAGCATATCAATTTAAAGTTATAGATGCAGTAATCCCTGATATAAATGAGCTTTTAAAATTTTTAAATAATAAAACTGTTAAAACAAGCAAAGGTTTAATTACTTTAAAAACTGATAAAACTGTTTTAATCGAGTTTTCCCCAAGCATTAAAATAATGTTTCTATCAATTATTTCAAATCCACTTTTAGCTTACATCCTTTTCACTTTAGGGCTTTATGGTTTAATATTTGGTTTATTAAGTCCCGGTTACGGCGCTGAATTAACTGGGGCAATCGCCTTAATATTAGGTTTAATAGGTTTAGGGTTTAATGTTAATTTAGCTTCATTAATTCTAATTGGTTTAGGAGTAATCTTAATGTTAATTGAAATGCATACACCTGGATTTGGTGTTTTAGGAGGAGCTGGATTAATATGCTTAATTATTGGAGGATTACTTTTAATTCCATTTACTTTTAAGGCTGGTGAATGGTTAATTTCTCCAGTTTGGTATCAAAGCTTTATAATGGCAGCATTGCTTTTTGCAGTTTTTGCAGGAGGCTTCATGGTTTTTTCAGTTTATAAAGTTTTAAAAGCTAAGCGAATGAAACCTTTAATAGGTGAACTTATCGGAGAAACAGTTGATGTAATTGAAGATTTAACCCCTGAAAAAATAGGTTTTGTAATTTATAAAGGTGAATATTGGCGAGCTAAATCTAAAAGCTTTATTAAAGCAGGATCAAAAGCTTTAATAATTGGCAAAGAAGGCCCAATATTAATTGTTGAACCTAAGCAATCTTAG
- a CDS encoding slipin family protein: protein MGLIDIFLAFIAFIVLISILSSAIKVVREYERGVIFRLGRLVGAKGPGLFFIIPIVDKFIKIDLRVVAFDVPKQRVITKDNVSVDVDAAVYYRVFDPAKAVVQVEDYFRATNLLAQTTLRDVLGQVELDELLTKREELSKKIGEILDTYTDPWGIKVVAVAIKDVTMPEAMLRAIAKQAEAEREKRSRIIVAEGEYIAAEKIAAAAKRYMESPFALRLRELQTLTEIAREKNLVVVTTTTETTDIGKLAAMVKAFQEKEIK, encoded by the coding sequence ATAGGATTAATAGATATTTTTTTAGCTTTCATAGCTTTTATAGTATTGATTTCAATTTTATCTTCAGCTATTAAAGTTGTTAGGGAATATGAAAGAGGCGTAATTTTCAGGCTTGGAAGATTAGTAGGCGCTAAAGGTCCAGGGCTCTTCTTCATAATTCCAATAGTTGATAAATTTATTAAGATTGACCTTAGAGTCGTAGCTTTTGATGTTCCAAAGCAAAGAGTAATAACTAAAGATAATGTTAGTGTTGATGTTGATGCAGCTGTTTACTATAGAGTTTTTGATCCAGCTAAAGCAGTTGTTCAAGTTGAAGACTATTTTAGAGCAACAAATCTTTTAGCTCAAACAACTCTTAGAGATGTTTTAGGGCAGGTGGAGCTTGATGAATTATTAACTAAAAGAGAAGAATTAAGCAAAAAGATTGGTGAAATTCTAGATACTTATACGGATCCATGGGGAATAAAAGTTGTTGCTGTAGCTATAAAAGATGTAACTATGCCTGAAGCTATGCTTAGAGCTATAGCTAAACAAGCTGAAGCTGAAAGAGAAAAAAGATCCAGGATAATTGTAGCTGAAGGTGAATATATAGCAGCTGAAAAAATTGCTGCAGCAGCTAAACGCTATATGGAAAGCCCATTTGCATTAAGATTAAGGGAGCTTCAAACTTTAACTGAAATAGCTAGAGAGAAAAATTTAGTTGTTGTAACAACAACTACTGAAACAACCGATATAGGTAAATTAGCAGCTATGGTGAAAGCGTTTCAGGAGAAAGAAATCAAGTGA